The Planctellipticum variicoloris DNA window TGCTGTCGCTGTCTCGCGCCGGTACGGTCTCGATGCTCATCGCCGTCGTCGTCGCCAGCGTCGGACTGATCCGGTGCGGCTGGATCCCGATCCGCACGGGTCTGGCGCTGGCCGCCGTAACCGGAGTCGTGTGCGGCGTGTTCTCACTGACGAGTTCCGAACTGCTGGGAAGTCGGTTTGCACTGCTCGACGAGAACGGTCGTTATGCGATCTGGCAGACCAATCTTGCGGTTGCCGAGCGATTCCCGTGGTTCGGCACCGGCGCTGGAACGCATGTCGATGCGCATTACCTCGAACTCGAACCGCGCTCGGACGGTCGCGAGTTCGTCCATGCGGAAAGCAGCCTGCTGGAAGTGGCCTCGGAAACGGGGCTTGCCGGAGCATCCATCGGAGCGGTGGCGCTGCTGACCTGCCTGTGGTGGTGCGCAGTGGTGCTGCGCCGCGGCGAGTCGGAGGCGCGGGCGGCCGCCTGTGGAATCCTGGCCAGCTTGCTCGCCACGGCGGCTCACGCCGCGGTGGATTTCGTCTGGCATACCCCCGCCTGTCTGCTGATGGTTGTGCTGCTGGCGGCGGCGGCCTGCCGCCTCTACACGCTGACGGCGCTGCCGCTGCGAAACCGCCCGTGCGAGCGTCCGCTGTCGCGACGGTGGACTCTGGCGGCGGCGCCGCTGCTGCTGATGGCAGGCGGTTTCATGGTGCACCAGTTGCTCCCGGCGGTGCAGGCCGCCCCCCCGTGGACCCAGTATCTGGCCGCGACGTTTCACGGTCCGGAGGGGGAATTGAGCGAGGTCGAGGCTCAGGAGCTCTGGAGGCAGCGCCTGCGGCTGGCGCATCGCGCCGCCAGAACCAATCGCCTGCATCCCAGATCCCAGGAAACCGTCGCCACGTTTTACCTGCGGCTGTTCGATCTGAAGCAGGCCGCGGCGGGCCGATCCCACACGTTCAGCCGTCTTCGCACGGCCTGCGAAGGGAGCGACTTTACATCCGCGGCCGAAGTTCGAGACTGGGTCGCCGAGCAGGCGGGACCGAACGCCCGGCTACTCGATCTGACCTGGCAGACGACCTTGGGGGCCGTCCGCACGGCTCCGCTGCGGGGGGAAGCCTACCTGACGCTGGCGCAGCTTGCGTTCCTGCATGATCCCTCAGGAGCACTGAAGGCCGATCTGCTGAATCAGGCGCTGGCCGTACGTCCGAACGACGGTCGCGTCCGGTTCTTCCTCGGGCGAGAAGCTTTGCTCGCCGGCGATATGCCTCTTGCGCTCGAACACTGGAAGATCGCCTTTCGCGGCGGCGAGGCCCGTCAGCGCGAGATTGCCGAATTGCTGGCCGGGCAGTTTCCGGCCCAGTTCTTCCTCGATGAGTTTCAGCCCGACGAACCGGCGTTGCGCGTGCTGGCGGAGGTCTTTGAACAGAAGCGTCGCGGATCGGAACGGGATCGGATTCTGGAAGTCGCCGCGGAGCGCGCCGCGGAACTGGCGCGCGCCGCGACGACCGCAATTGTCGAGACCCATTGGCTGCATGCCGTGGAGGCCCGTCGGCAGCTTGGCGATCAGGATCTCCTGGAATCGGCGTTGCGGGAGGCGCTGGAAAGCTGTCCGCAGAACTTCCGCTTTCATCGACTGCTGGGGGAACTGCTGCTGCAGCGGGAGGATTTCGACGGGGCTGCGGAGGAGCTGCAGTGGTGCGCGACGCGACAGACCGACAATGCTCAAGTGCGAGCCCTGGCGGCTGCGGCCCTGAAGAACAGTTATCGTCAGCCCGCGGGCGAAACAGAGCGGCCGATCCGGCTGACGTCGGGGCCGCCGGGAGCGGCGCCGGAATAGCGGGCTGGCGGCAACGGGAGCGGCTACTTCGCCGCGGCTCGCAGTTCCTCGATCGCGCAGCGGATGTCGCGGAGCGTCACCGGCTGTGCGAGAACGCGGGAGACGCCTGGCGAAGCGGCGAGCTCGTCTCTGAGCGAGTTGAGGCCGCGCGACAGCGCCAGAATGAATGCGGTCCCGGACTTTCGGCAGGCGGCGATCCCCTTTGCGTAGAAGTCGCGCGCCTCGTGTTCCGACATTTCCGCCATGACGACCAGCCCCGCCGGACGCTCGGTCTTCATCCGCTGCAGCGCACGCTGCGGATCCCCGAGCATGAGGACGCGGTAGGAGTGCTTGGTGAAGTATTCGCGCAGCGCGTCCTGTTGCTTGGGGCGAGTTTCGACGCAGATCACCGTCGGCTGCGCAGGTCGGTCCTGGGGGCCGGGCGTCGCCGGCGCTTTTGAGTCCGCGGACTGACCGAGCACGTCCTTGAGGTCTGCGATGACTTCCGCAGGCTTCTGGTAACGATCCGAGGGGCTGATCTCCATCAGCCGTTCGACAATCTGGATCACGTTCGAAGGGAGCGACGGATTCACGGATCGCAGAGGGCGGATGTTGCAGTAGCGGCGGAAGTCCTTGCGCTCGGCCGAACTTTTCGTCGGCGGATAGGGAGGCACCCCGGTGAGCAGTTCGTAGTAGATCGCGCCGAGGAAATAGAGATCGCTGCGAGGATCGTTCGCGGGGGCGTTCGTCCCGCGTTCCAGCGACGCATACTCGACGGCTCGATCCACCGACTCTTCGAACTGCGACAGGCCGTTGTCGTTGCCGGCCAGGCCGAAGTCGACGAGCTTCGCCACTCCCTGAGCGCTCAGCAGCACGTTCGTCAGCTTCAGATCGCGGTGCGTCAGCCCCAGCCCGAGGGCGTAGTTCAAGCCCTCGGCGATGTCGAGCACGTATTTCGTCGCTTCTTCAGGCGAGAAGCTCTTGCGGATCTTGATGAAGTCGCGGAAGTTCCCCCCCTCGACGAACTCCATCGTAATGTAATGCTGATCCCCGTCCTGCCCGACGTCGTAGATGGGGACGATGTTCTTGTGCTTCAGACGCTTGCCCAGTTCCCCCTCGCGGCGGAACAGAGTGACAGCGCGGGGGTCGCTGGCGAGACGCTGGCGGAGAACTTTGACACCCACCATCGAGCCGTCTTCGACCGAGCAGCCTCGAAAGACGCGTGCGAAACTGCCCGCCGCGTTTCGATACAGCAGGCGATACTGCCCCACCCGCAAACCGTCAGTTTCGCCCCGGCGGAGTTTGCCGGTTTGATACGATGTCAGAACGCCACGGCGCTCCAGGTCGCTCAGGAGCTCGTCCGCCGTCTGCGGCAGATCCCCGCCGCCCCGCAACTGTTCGGGTTCCACCAGTCGTTGCTGAAGCAGAAAGTCTTCCAGCTCCAAGGGGTTGGAGAATCTCATAGCGGCAGAGTTCGCGTGGGAAACGTCGTCGGAAGTTACCGTCCGTGCGGGCCAGACCCGCGGCGGAATGAGGGAATTATGCATCATAACAAACCCGCGCCCGCGATGCGCGGAATTGGCGCCTGGCCCTTCAATTCCGCTCAGAGGATTGC harbors:
- a CDS encoding serine/threonine-protein kinase; amino-acid sequence: MRFSNPLELEDFLLQQRLVEPEQLRGGGDLPQTADELLSDLERRGVLTSYQTGKLRRGETDGLRVGQYRLLYRNAAGSFARVFRGCSVEDGSMVGVKVLRQRLASDPRAVTLFRREGELGKRLKHKNIVPIYDVGQDGDQHYITMEFVEGGNFRDFIKIRKSFSPEEATKYVLDIAEGLNYALGLGLTHRDLKLTNVLLSAQGVAKLVDFGLAGNDNGLSQFEESVDRAVEYASLERGTNAPANDPRSDLYFLGAIYYELLTGVPPYPPTKSSAERKDFRRYCNIRPLRSVNPSLPSNVIQIVERLMEISPSDRYQKPAEVIADLKDVLGQSADSKAPATPGPQDRPAQPTVICVETRPKQQDALREYFTKHSYRVLMLGDPQRALQRMKTERPAGLVVMAEMSEHEARDFYAKGIAACRKSGTAFILALSRGLNSLRDELAASPGVSRVLAQPVTLRDIRCAIEELRAAAK
- a CDS encoding O-antigen ligase family protein; translated protein: MSAQPPSHSHRRRRHSSSRQPQSVSTGFGNAGSASTPWTFSRFQSAAASAFVLVIAMIWGGRTPVGQMALVVGALALSASWLVGLWRRSAPVWIPAPGLGLGLAGGLVLLLQILPLPASWLTVISPAQAEVLPLWSAESGARLGLAAWNCISFAPGETRSSLVIYGACLAVFATTVQGLRTSDDVFRLLRLAAGISLGMAAFGVLQYATANRKFYWIFENPDLSTTYYATGSFFNRNHFAQFVVLGIGPAIAWLAMQFKHRERTGREALPPAASPLPLALLGSALAIGVLAVLLSLSRAGTVSMLIAVVVASVGLIRCGWIPIRTGLALAAVTGVVCGVFSLTSSELLGSRFALLDENGRYAIWQTNLAVAERFPWFGTGAGTHVDAHYLELEPRSDGREFVHAESSLLEVASETGLAGASIGAVALLTCLWWCAVVLRRGESEARAAACGILASLLATAAHAAVDFVWHTPACLLMVVLLAAAACRLYTLTALPLRNRPCERPLSRRWTLAAAPLLLMAGGFMVHQLLPAVQAAPPWTQYLAATFHGPEGELSEVEAQELWRQRLRLAHRAARTNRLHPRSQETVATFYLRLFDLKQAAAGRSHTFSRLRTACEGSDFTSAAEVRDWVAEQAGPNARLLDLTWQTTLGAVRTAPLRGEAYLTLAQLAFLHDPSGALKADLLNQALAVRPNDGRVRFFLGREALLAGDMPLALEHWKIAFRGGEARQREIAELLAGQFPAQFFLDEFQPDEPALRVLAEVFEQKRRGSERDRILEVAAERAAELARAATTAIVETHWLHAVEARRQLGDQDLLESALREALESCPQNFRFHRLLGELLLQREDFDGAAEELQWCATRQTDNAQVRALAAAALKNSYRQPAGETERPIRLTSGPPGAAPE